Part of the Quercus robur chromosome 5, dhQueRobu3.1, whole genome shotgun sequence genome, TCAATATTAGGTCCCTGGTAACCATGATGTCGAACCTTAATAAACTCCTCTTCACTTGTACTAAAGCTATCAGGCTTGCCAGTAGATTTGTTGGGGTAACTAGTTGGCTCTCCATAGGTTTCAAAGCCAGGTGCAGGCACAAAAGAAACACGCCCATTGTATTGCCTCAAATGTAAAATTCGTTGAAGACcctaaagaaaagaaataattagCATCAGTGCCTTGATGCAGACTACTATTAAAATAGCAACACGTGACTCTAACCCAGCCATTATTCAAATTAGGTGCAACTCAAAGAAATAAGCAAAAAAGATCACATGGAAATCAGCATTGTCAAAGCTGTCACATTTTACTCAACTCAAAGCTGATGGATATCATGATACAAATTCCACGACTGATGCTTATGTTTTGCAGTCTTGCAAGTATattcccgagttagaaaacaaaaaaaaaaagtaatgcgGAATTGATAAAAACAAGTCAAATATTAAATGAGAAAAAGTAAAGTGTATGCAAGTGTATGATAcaagtaaattttatttattattttcctatTAAAATTAAACTCTAGCTTATCTATAGCCTTTCTAATAGCCAACACAAATACAAACCTCTAACCTGCATTCAGCAAGGAATTCAAACAAAAGCTCAATTTTCACAGCCTTCTAAACATAAATAATTATCAGGATCTTAGAAGTTATATTGCAACTAATACAACATAATATTTATTCTGTTCAGTCTACTTGTAACTTTAGATTACATAACTAGATTAAGTgttgtaactaaaaaaataatgggATTACAAGTCATATACAAATACATACACACAAATGGCCCAGAAATACATATGAATATGTGTATTAAATGGCCCAGAAATACCTTGGAACACAAGGAGTCAATTTAATTGCTTTAAATCCAAACTGGGAAACTGTGCTTGGTCATAAAATCTACAAGTTTCTAAGACATGTACAGTACAAAGTACACAAATAAtggcaaataaaaaaattaaaaaactggACCAACCTATCTTAGCCAATGACATAGCAGTACACAATATCACCACAATATCTTACCTTTTCTAACTACAGGGGATGCTGTCATTCCAAAAATCTTTGGCTTGTTATtagaattatgaaaaaattcCTTCACCAAAACAACACAATTATTGAGatgttcataaaaaataagaatgaaaaatCAGCTTAAGATGGTGTACAACAACGAAAATGGAAAATAATAGATATTcaccttcattatttttgtatatggaTGGTTACCAGTAGCACGATGACATTCATCAATTATCATTAAGCATACTGCTTCTGGACTCAAGAATGCCTTTCTTAAAACATCCAAAAATATATGGGGTGTCATTACTAGTACCTACAAGATAACATAAAGAATTTGCATTAACATAACACTAGCAAAGGTATCTTGTGAATAGAAATTTAAATCTAGgattttaggaaaattatttccatgtaataaattaataattagaagggaagattgatttttttttttttttcaaactttgactacataaatatatttttaaactagCACCAATTTGGAGTTCTCAGAGACAATCAACTTACTGGTGTGTGATGAATAATGACTAACCAAACAATATAGGAAATAGTAACTAACTCACTTATGCTGAATGCCAGAGCAAAAAAAAGtgcataaagaaagaaaattaaagcaaCAATTAAAACAGAGGAAGCTTAAACTGAGATTTTGACAGTAACATGCCATTAAGAAGTAGAAATTAGAACTgcccaaataaaaacataaagaaataattCAGTATACAGATAATCATTAATATACTTGGAGCTATTTAAGAAGTAACCTTACATCATTCTTATTAACTTCCCTTTCCCAGGTCTCTAAACTCCAATTATCAACTCCCATGTCTCCATAGTACTGCCCCACTTCCATATTTGTATGGTTTTTTATAAACTCAAATTGCTGCAGATAGAAAACCCATATGTTTCAGTATGCGAATAAATCAACTAGCCACATTACATGTAGGTTCACAAGTATACTTTATTAGCACtaaaatgaaattcttttcattCAACAATTGAAGAGAAATACTACATTAAAAGACAGAAAGAATTCAAAAGATCATGATCAGATTCATTCATACCACTTGAGCTCCGCTTGAGAGGAAGAAGATTCTGGGTCTGATTCTGCTGCTCTAAACAAAGCATGTTGAAAGTAGTCTCTTTGGATTGGGAaaggggattttttttaaaaaaataactataaaacccaAACTATATCATTAAAGCAACAAACCAATTCACACACATGcgcacgcgcacacacacacacacacacacatatatgcatTGAGTCAGGCTGCACAATTTCAttcaataaaacaataaaagaacaCACCCAAGCTCACACATGTATATGAGTTTACTCGAACAGTTAGACCATTTGATTCACTCTAAAGCaataaactcacacacacaaagacaAATATGGTTTCAAAGAAGGGTGTTTGGCATGTCATTGAACCAGACCAGATAACAACAACATAACCAGTTAAAACTGTTTTCACTATggtaacttgaaaaaaaaaaaaataccagcTGAAAATTGGACTCTTAAATATATTCCTAATGCCAGTGCTACTATATGATTTAGATGTCCTTTCTTCTGTTTGCCCACCAAAAGTtgcaactttttaaaattaagtgaCGAAAGAAATCTAGCTTACACCAAATTTCGGAGATAACAATATATTACATTTAgcctaaaataaacaaattgaaaaCCCAATAACAAAATTCACATACACATTCAGATGGGGTGCTGATCCTAATGCATTTTATGCTTATGCTGTCTCGTATAGTGTCTGGTATGTAGGGGAGGGGGTACTGCATCTCCTTGGTGAGGCTCCTCGCGTTGTTGCAAAGATGGAGTTACAACCAAACAATGGATTACATGAATTTTAATACCAACCATAACAACAGTTACTCAATATGCTCCATGCATTAAATGACTTGTCATACCGTGGGGCCAGCCTTATGTCCTACTTTGTGACCACCTGTTCCACAAGGAGGTGCTTTTGTTGTGCGTTTAGGTCAACCTTGTAGGGGTGACTGTAACCCAACTACCTGCTCATTCTCAACATGCACATCTCGCTGTTTTGCTTGACTCCCAACAACTGAAGATCCTATAACTGCAGGGGAGGACGGTGTAGCAGATGAAATGTGAGTAAGGCCTGTAGTCATGGGATCTATATGCAGTCCAAGAGTGGGCATGAATGACATGGACTGACTATGGGGTGGTACATGGTCTATATGACCAATGCTGTATGAGGGGGATTGAGTGTGCATGACAGGAGGGGTCTGACTGAAATCATAGCCGAGATCAAAGGATGGCGGGGTAAATGAAAGATGAGTGGGGTCAAAAGATGTACGTGGGGTGTGTGAAGGGATCTTGGGGTGAGAAGATGCATGAGCAGTGGGTAGAGGGATCTCTAGGTCAGGAACTGCATGAGCAGTACGTGGAGGGATCTATGGGGAAGGAGATGCATGTGGAGGTGGAGGGAACTTTGGGGCAGGAGATGCATGTGGGGGTGGAGGGGGACCCGACCTATTGACAACCTGATGGGGTGCAGCACGCTGACCATGGCTATGGCTGGCACGAGTTGAGCTCGTGCTTGGTCGTCCAGTATCTTCTGACGCTTTTGGATTTTCCCCATCGGTCTCTTCCAAAGGAAGTTGGGCAGTTATACGGCGAAGGTGTTCCACTGCCTTAAGTACAGCTATAATCTGTTTGTACTCAGGACTACCTACTGCATAATGCATCAACAACTGCTTGTAACTGGCAACCTGCAAGTGAATAAATACAATTAGTACATCTAACA contains:
- the LOC126728117 gene encoding uncharacterized protein LOC126728117 yields the protein MAAVPAQIPDEFGPRPIEDSVLRFLKEHRPCAVWESKVASYKQLLMHYAVGSPEYKQIIAVLKAVEHLRRITAQLPLEETDGENPKASEDTGRPSTSSTRASHSHGQRAAPHQIPPRTAHAVPDLEIPLPTAHASSHPKIPSHTPRTSFDPTHLSFTPPSFDLGYDFSQTPPVMHTQSPSYSIGHIDHVPPHSQSMSFMPTLGLHIDPMTTGLTHISSATPSSPAVIGSSVVGSQAKQRDVHVENEQVVGLQSPLQG